The following is a genomic window from Neodiprion virginianus isolate iyNeoVirg1 chromosome 1, iyNeoVirg1.1, whole genome shotgun sequence.
GAAGACTCGTCAAAGATTGCATAGTTGGGCTATTAGAGTGGCCCTTACCTCCACCCTCGCAGTACAGATAGCCCATTTCTCCATGTTCTCTTACCATTCCAGATAATCTGAGGAGAATAGAAACGTGAAAACTGTGACGAATATCGTTCCAGTAAATTTGCACGAGTAGGATCACGTAAAGAAATGCTCATGCCAGCATTAATAAAAGAAAGGTATCGTTACTCGAGTGTCTCGGCATGAAATGCTCTATTATCTAACTATAAGCTTCTGCATTGGTCAACCTATTTACACATATTTAAATCAATAATTGTAGCATATGATTGTAAACGTAATATTGTTAGATGAGCTAACAATGTGATGTTTAAAAAACTTGTATAGATATATGCGTATACTATGCAGTGAATGAAATTGTAGTAGTGTTCAGAAGCCTAGAATAAAGTATCCTGCTAATAAATTTATATGCTTTgagaaatgttaaaaaaaaatatttaacctGCTAGATGGTGTCCAGGAATTTTCGTCGTTGGCATTGTGTATGATGAGGGTGTTATAAGAGCTGGTCGAAACATCCAGGCTACTTCTGTTAGATCCAACGCTGGTTCGATTAGAACTCAGGTTATCCTTAAGGCTATTTCTATTGGAACCGTTGATGCTGTCTTTGAGGCTATTGCGATTGGACCCAGTCAGGCTCTCCTTTAAACTATTTCTATTCGAGCCATTCAGGCTATCCTTCAGACTGTTTCTATTCAACAGATTGCCCTGGAAAATAGAGTCGTTTACAATTTTACGTAACAGCATTAGGCATGCGGCCATGTACAATGCTAATCACACAATGGCATTGGCATCATGTACTCATGCCCCACCCTGAATGCTCTGCCGCGTCTATTCATGAGATGCAAAGAGATGATTTAATCTGTAGGGAAAGAGCACAGTAGGAGAAACTGCATAACCACTTACTTGAATATTGGGAATATTCTCTTTGTGGCTGGACGATCTAGATGGTGTTTGCTGCTGGTTTTCTTGGCCTTGAGGTTCCTGACGTGCCGTATGCCTTATAACATATCTCTCTTCGTTACTCAAATTTTCGTTTGATGTTGATACATCTGTATCGCTACCACTTAAACTCTGCGGCAACCCACCTGTTATGAATTGTCATAGGAATTACATAGTACGTTGATTTTGTTAAAGTTCACGTTACTTTTgacgttgtattttttttattctgaagACAGATTTgggcatttttttaataacctTCACTGTCATTGCTTGTTTTCATACTAAAATGTTTATCGACGTCAACTTCCTGGTTTGCTAAATActtgagaaataataaatacagcGTACCTTGTGTAGGAAGTTGCTTGCGTTGTATATTATTGTTAGCAAATGGTAGGAATCGACCAGTTTGCTGAAGTGAACTCATTTCTTTAGGAGatcatttatttacaaaagtttaatatctgaaaattgaaaaatttcaccaccaTGAGTTATgcttgaaataattaatatatgtaATTCATGTGTCCGAAATAATCGGTTACCAATTGTAGAAGGTAAATAGACGTATTTGCAAACCgcataaaatgaaatgatcTAATACTTGTTATTGACGAACCTGGCCAAACCGAAACGAGTAATCTCATCACAGTGTTACCAAGCAAGATtgaattacaatatttaagtaaccaaataaaataaaaaagaaaaactaattACAGTGCTTTGAATATTGCTCGGCAGGAAGAGGAGTAAGAAAAAGAGGAATGAACAATTGACTTCAAGGATATAACGCAtcgattataaaaattctgaGGCTGGCGAGTGGTTGTGTATAATGTGGAATGAAGCCTGAGCAATTTTCAATGTTGAGCTTGACGTAGaatgatgaaaagtaaaacacAGAGATCAAAAATGACGTGCATGTATAGACTTGAGAGAGAGATAGCGAGGTGTATAAAGTGTGACAGAGGCCTGGAGAGGTGTCAACATTCTGGAATgttgattatttgaaaatgagGTGGTCTCGACATTCCGACGTATCGATAAATGTATTTAAACTGGCGATAATGCCAGTATACATTATTACCTTAAATGAAATAATCTTTATTTGGAGCACATAAAagactgtatttttttttcacagctacAACGCACAGAgctgtataaataaacaaaaggaGATTAACACCATTTGGGGGGAGGGGGACCTGCCGCGCAGATCAACCATGGGGCGAATAtcgtttgaatattgtttaacAATTACTCACACGATCGGGGATACGGAAGAGAGCGGAAAAGCGATAATATTCTAATAAATTAATACACTTCTCTCCTCACAcacgagaaataaaaattgttagtACTCGCATTCCTCGTCAGAGGGCGACATCGGtctcgcccccccccccccccccccccccgccaaTGCTCTTTCGCAACTACTTCACgctttactttttcttttttttaattatcatcaGCGGCGGGGTCAATTTGacatttatttgtaaaattgaaaaaatcctgTGGTTAAAAATAGAATGGATGTACAGGAAATTTCGCAAGTATTACTATTACTGCGTATGATTAGGTATTTTAGGTTCGTCAAATGTACAATTTGCGGTTAAAGCGTGACCTTATATATGTTTAGCGTGATAATCATGAACGCAGCCAACGATACGTGAAATAGGGATAAAAGTCGAGGTGCCGATTGAACGTGAATGAGAACACGATGATGTCCAGCAAAAGAATTACCGGATATTACCATCAAGTTGTATTATCGCGATTCAGAAGCGTGAATCAACGACGGTACTCACTGATGAACAATAACCTCGTAAAAAACATTTGCGGAGCGAAAAATCTCACCCAAACTTACCGGTCAACATCGATCGGTAATATCACTCCCGCTGAAGCCctacgattctcactttttttcatcatcgcaatgaaattttattcacctttCAGCGGAAAGAGacattcgaaatatttcaatagCTACTCGGCTTCTCGCGCAAACTAAAGTCATGAAAGGCGAAGGAGATCATGGTCTAAACTTGAACTACGAGGATATTTTGAAAGCACAAAAAGATGACAAGATTCTCATCGTTGATGTTAGAGAAGATGAAGAAATCAAAGAGACTGGAAAACTACCTGGCAGCATTCACATACcgagtaattaattaacgattctcttttgtttttcaaacttaggTTATAACTACCAATGGTTGCGTTTTCGATTAAAACTCGCATCGTGATATTATGTGTTTCGTTTTATCGTTTAGTGGGGGAGGCCGTAAACGCAATAACAAATTTGCCAGAAAAGGAGTTTTTCGACAGATACCAAAAACCAAAACCCACCAAAGATACCAAACTTATATTTAGCTGTCGCTCAGGGAAACGAAGCGCCACCGTTCAGGAAGAGATGCTCAAACAGGGATATGAAAAGTAAGAATCACTACCATGCAATGAAAAACTGGTCTTTCAACATCTAATTACAATCAAAACCAAACCCAATGAAGCATTTGCATGGGAAATTTGGCaggtaataaaacaaaaatgatttttaacgtAGGTCCTACAATTACACTGGCGGGTGGCTTGACTGGGAAAGTAAACAAGCACCAACGGCCTAAGATCGTCAGTGATAATGTAGAGCGATGAGACTCTAAGCAGAATTCATGGATCTTTAGCGAAGTATATTGTACGTTAATTGGGAATTATaagtagaaataaatttttgatctattgggtattatacatatttctaGAATGCTTTGAATTACTTTATTAAACGCAGAGTGTCTACTGCAATTGAGAATTGGGATTCCAGGAGTTTTCGGGACTATTAATTGGAAAACTCCAGAACCAAactttaaattcaaaaataattatgcagTTTATGTACAGAGTGAACTGCTAACGATTGGATAGTCCGCTGTCTGCTAAAATTGAACGCATTCAAGGCCACGTATTACAAATCAAATGTCGcagtttttattcaaaaatgtatTATGACAACTTTTCTAGGATAGATCAAAACATTCCGGGACGATTCTAGCACTTGAGGagcaatttttgttttccaggATATTTCCAGAATTTAAACATATTTAAGGAGCAGTAGACACGCTGTAATTACAGGCCACCTCAAACACATAGGGAGAAATGTTTAACTCGCCAATAAAATTACAACACTTTGTTTATATCAATGTAAATTTACATTCTCCGTAATATAGGAAATTAATATCAATCATTTGATCAGACTGAACAGTTTGGTTCAATCCTTGTTTTGTTCCTGAGCAAGCTTTTGATTAACCATCTCTCTGAATTGCCCCAGGATAAGATTTTCCCGCTTCTGCCTTTCCTCTTTGCTGAACATCGCCAACGCCCTCTTCTCATCCGCCGAATAAATTTGGTTCTCCTTACGAATACGCACAGCCTCCATACGCCGATGCCTGAAATTGACAAAACATTGATTGGAAACCCTTGAGTAAGTGAATTTTATAACAACGAAGCATAATATCTCTACATGTAATCGAAGATGAGGCACAGTTGCGTAATATTTTTGGAGTTTGCAAAAACTCCGTGTAGAACTGTGACAATATAATGACCACAAACAGGCGTGAGACACATTGCTTACCGACTTCCACTCATGACGTAACCGACGGACTCGTAAGACGCGATTTCGTCCGACGTCAGGCCAATTTCACCTCTTCTAGGTATACGTTTTCCCTCCGCAACATAGGCAGCCATAGCCGCTCCCTCGCCAGGAAGCAGGGCTTTTCCAAAGTCCTTTGCAGAGAGAGTGACGTGTTGTTTTTGTACAGGACCTACCAATTCGTCTTCGCTATCATCAGTGCTGGAGCCACGATGTCTCTTTCGACTTTTTTCTACTGTCTTTTTCTCAACCCATTGAAGCTGCTCAGAATCGCTTTCGTCGTTGTCTGAGCTGCTGGACGAGTTCcgtctcttttttcttttctttttacttttctttgccttcttctctttcttcaattttttacttttctgaaaatttcataaatcaTGTGCTActgaataatttgatattttgagAGCCGCACAGGACAACGACAAAAATCTCGTGAATCGCATGCAACTcacctttttcttctccttcttccttttctttttctcttttgagGTTAATTCGTCTCTGTGTTTGTTCGACGATTCCTCCTCGTCGTCCGAActgtaagaataaaaatcgtaTCGCCACATGTCAGAGAATCAGGATGCGAAATGTGGCAAAATAAGTCACCGAACCTTGTCTGCGGTAACTAAAACTTTAAACTCACTCGTCAATCCGCGTCGGAGATTTTCCCCAAACTCTTTCTACGCCGGTAAGACCGATCTGTTCCCTGTCCCTTCTTCGTGTATCCATAAACTCATCTTCTTGGGAAGTGTAGTTGTTCCTGATCAGGTGCGTAAGTAGAAAACAAGAAGTATGTACTAAATTATCATCGATCTTtaacaaaaatgtaaaacgaaACGAGTAACAATATACGTGGTGTATTTTATTACCTGTGATGCAAATGCGTGCTGCTCGAACTTCTCTCGCTTCTCTGATACTTGGACCGTTTAGAATCATGGTGCATTTTACCGACGATTCTACCACTCcgttaaatatatttataactgCTTATTTCAATTCAGCACAACACGTCAAATCACCACTCAAACGTCGGTTTGACTGATATAGCAGAAGCGCTTGGCTGTCACCTACTGCGGCAGCCATGTTGTTATTTTCTCATTTGACATTCGAGATCGTTCGGTACTCTCGAGGTTTGATCATCGCGTCCGAAACATGCGAGATCGCCCCTAGCGGCAAACGGCGAAACTAGCTCCAAGCAGATGGTGTGCTGTCGCatcattgaaataatatatctCTATTACAGTGCGTCGTCGCATAGGCGTGCATAGGCGCTGGGCGGTTTTTGCGCCTTTTTTCAGTGTTTATAACGTGTTTTACGCTATGAATAATACTCTTCTATATAATACTCTTGGTGCACAGCCGGCCGCGTCTGCCTGAAGTTAGTTCTCCACGCTGCTGCCAGGGGCGCTCGCGCATTCGTTTCGGACGCGAGTAGCAGATTCGATCGATCTATTCTACTCTCTAAGTTCGATAGGCGGAAGTCAATtgttattcgaaatttcattgcGAAGATTTGTCGGGTAAATAAGGTAATAACGAAGGTCGCCACACGTCTGGAAAatctggaaaacctggaattgTCAGGGGATTTTCAATTTGCTCATggaaaaaacggaaaatttcAGTCATGCTATCACAGGaattggaaatgatttttcgaggtaacaagtttactttttttcatcgagaaaACAAATGGCCTGAACTGACTTTTTTGTACGCTATacttttcttcaatttgaaCTGAATTTCAACCGAATATAGAGTTAATAAGCCGAACGATTTAGGTTTTAGTAATTTACTAGAACGGGAAAAATGTCAGGGAAAACtaaacatgaaattttttccccaaaaatTTGTGGCTACCCTAAACAACAAATAAATTCTTACACTCGCTGGTGCATGATTGAAAGTATTGAAACTCGAGGATTTTGGGATAAGGATTTATTCTGAGTTCAAATCGTTTCTTTCGTTGTAAtccttttcctctttctttcattcctctttttttttttttttttatacaaaaatcaAGTTTATTCGTCAATTATATAGACATATACCTGTTACGTAGAAAGTTTCATCATTGTTTAAGTATGTTATTATcatattgttgtttttattattgttgttattattattattattattcgtcaaAGCATCTGGTCAAATGCGTGCAATTATCATACAACCTATAGGcataattttcttgaaaagaCCTATTCTGACTGACCATATGCTTCGGTAATGTTGCTCGTGACAACCAGGAGTAGGTGCACGTTTCGATTTTAATTCATAGAcgtcgaattatttttatttttattacgttGGTAAGGCAGATTCAAGCACTGCAGGCTGAATCTTTATAATCGATGTAATAATCGACTGGGCCGAAAAACTTGCCGTCACCGAATTAATGTCGATACGTGTACATTATTTAATTGAAGTAGGTATTTAGAAAAACTATCatttattactttatttctttctttctcgttgTTAATAATTAGTTATTGATTCAACTTTTCATAGTTAATATCATTTATCGATGCGGTAGTGTCATATATGAATGATAATCATGACGATGATACTAATAGTAACAAtgttaacaataataataataataatataaagaagaagaagaaaaaaaataagtaggaAAAGAAGGTTaagaacaataattatttatgatacAAAATCTACTAGAGTCCTTTCGCCTGTGTATAAGCAACTAAAGTTACTCTTCGAAAagcattttcatttcgattcTTATCGAATAACTTGtgatattattgaaatttgaatgagTTTGAGAAACGACAAAGATTTTACAAATACCTGACAGAAAAAGTAACACAGTACATTGGTACTCTTTGTATTTCATGGAATATTATAAAAGATTGCTCGTGTGTAATCGAGGGGTTCGAGTTCAAACCAGCGGGGAacgattttcagaaaataaatacGAGACTGAAGTTAATAACGTTAATATATCGAAACGTAGATActaaaattactattttacACCGTTAGAatacctgaaaaaaaaatgaatttaaaatatatgaatttGTCGATGCTGTATTAACAGTTTACTAAGTTTCAAGTAATCATGAAGCTGTAAAATAACTTACTTTCTCAAAAGATGcatcgttacgttaacgtcaCAAACTTCAGTCTGATAAATAAATAGGAATGGGAACCGACAGTTAAAGttgaaaatagagaaagagagggagagagagagagagagagagagagagagagagagagagagaaagagagatagcCATAATGTAAATAGAAGTTGGCGCGATCCTGACGTCGTATGACGTACGTATTTGAATCTAATTTCTAGCTGGTATCGTGATTGAGAATAATGCATGGTACTTATATAAAACAGCAGCTATAATAAACGGCGGACGCCAACTTAgatatatacagatatatatatatatatatatatatatatatatatatatatatatatatgtatacacgcacACAGCAGTAACATACTACATAATTATATCTAAACTAACCTACTTTGCAAATTTCCTCGTTTccgttattgttgttgttgttgttgttgcgattattattattattattattattatcattattattattattattattattattattaagatcGTTATTTAGTATTCACCATTATCATCATTACTCATTAATGATCGTATAACAGTAaggtcattattattattattcttattattattgttattattattattactattaatatgattattattatttcataacGTACTTgtcgcttataattcaaacgCTCGATGAGATCCTTTCGAGTAGAGATCAGTTCAATCAATACCGCGTAGAAAATGATTTCCATAAAGGTGGAAGAGATGATTTTAACGTGAGTAGGTATAACATGTTCTGTTGTACAAGGGCTGTGGATTACGTAACTAATAGACTTATTCCGTTATTCTTTGTTTCTTCGTTCGTAACAAttaacaacaatttttatctattaaacaatggaaaaaatgACTAGACAAAATaagtatacatacgtatattgtGTATGCATCGTATACACGCGCATACGGTTACCCTATACATCATCACGAAGATTAAATGTCCTCGCGGAATTTGTTTAGAATAAAACGTGGCAGGGTACGGTATTTAACAATAAGCTCGTGCGTTTCTGCATTGGTAAACTAATTAATCCGAGCAGTTTCCTCAAAACTTTAATATCGTATAGACGGTTGACATTACGCCAGTTGCGACGCCATGATTTAATACAGTATGTATTCGAATGTGAAACATGCGTTTTGTCAGCTTTATCAAATGcctttcgctctctctctctctctctgtctcgctctttctctatcccttttttctctgttttatttttattttacttttttttttttttttgcttcgttatatgttgaaattttgtttttatatataGAAATAAACGAGACCTGcgttttatcattattacatatattatatagtttTAATTGATCATTCACACCCTCACAAAATATTCTGCCACGTGTCTTAAATTTATATTCGGATAATTCATATTtgttacgtataatatataatatatatatgtatatgtatatataatatagtatatatttatatgttgtttgttttttccctCATAGTTTAATTTATAATAGGTAACTATCACTGTGCTTACTTCCACAACAACATTTAATTATTagttttttcatctttttttttttttgttttttttttgtcaaagtTATTCTCTGCATACTTCGAATTCACTCCTTTATACCTATGATAAATAActattcttattttattttatcttatttttcttatctcttaCGTTTTCATTTATCGTACTATAAAAGTCTCAACCAATCAACGAGTGAAATAATTATCGGGTATGGGACCCATTTTTTAACATGTCGAGGTGATGAGAAGCTAAATTATGAATCGAATTTGTATCGGTATTCAAATAATCTACTACCGTGTATCACgctattatatttcatttcgttatgTGTAATAGCTACTACGatacaaatatttaatatattcaTTCGATATCGAACAGAAATTTAGATtagacgaaagaaaaataaataaataaataaagacgTAAACAAGGATAACGGACAATTCTCtcttttcattcaattattatatcaCTATATTCAAGGTTCGTTTGAAaacatataaaataattatgccCACATGTAAttgatatacgtataaataacGGAACAATCAATATGATTACGATAATTGTTTATATACTGTTACAAACACTTATGAGCAATAAAATGCGGACTGGCCGTTTAAGTTTAATCGATGCCGAATCCCGTTCGGCGCCAATTTCCCGTGCCGCAGATATTTAGAATTTGACAATGAGAAACGCAGTGtaggtttattatttttcaattgaaaatgtGGCCCCCTCTGTCGCAGGCTCAACGCAGTGAAATCCCGGAGAAAATCATTTACCAGATCGTTTCCCGCGAGTCTGCAACCAGCATCGATCATCCCGTGTACCAAATAGAATTTGCGTAAAACAAAGCGATCCCTGGTCCTCGCTCGATCGAACGTCTGAAATTTGTCTTTATACGAACAGAACAGCGAGCTCTTTTGTCGAAAAACGTGATAGCGTAAAACCGAAGTATAGGTACGTGTACGCAAAGTCGACGCAGCGTTGACGACGTCCGTTCAATTATATCTCGATCAAGTCGACGATGAGAAGCGTAGAATTTACCCTGATCCCGGGATACGCTCTGTTTGCGCAATTTCGGGTACggcaacaaaaaattgatgtacGTAACTTCTTATGGTTGTTCAGCAAATCCCTTGAAATCCGATCTCCTCTGCCGCAAAATTATAACAGGCCCGATTATTTATACTGCACGTCGTTTAGGCCCGTGGATATTGCGATGTGTAAACACTGCATTTAGGTATAATTCGTCCATGATCCTCCGATTGATCTTGATCAGTCTATTTTTCCATTCGTTTTTCTAGGCGTACAGCGAAGCGTCTGCTGGTTGAACGGTAGTCAAAAACGAGGGTGAAAACGGGGCAGTGATCGTCCCTCAAAGAATGGGGGCGATGTGTGGTTTGGCAGTGGTGGAGGCGATCTCGGATAGTTTAATATCGATGGGCATGCGGTCGTCGTAGAGCGTCGGTGCCTGGAGAATTATACCAGCCGTCCCGACGACGACGGCCAGCGTGAATATCCACAGGAAGAGCCTGTCGAGCACCATCGCTACGTACTTCCAGTCCTCCTTCACCTGCAGCGTCGATATAACGAGGAAGATGACGAGTGATTTCAAAGATtaaaagatattgaaaaatttcaagagattttaCAAGATTTCCGCAAAAGTGTACACCAGATTTCACGAGTGATCCCATCGTAACCCTTCGTACTCGACGTCCCGAGGCCGTCGCCGGTACCCTCGACTTACCCGGGTCGAATCCTCCTCCCTCTTTGTGTGATCGGCAATGAACCTGATGCCCTCGATGGCCTTGTAGAGCTCGGGGCAGTGGTGCCAGTGATGAAGAGAGTGGCAGAGGGCGTCGACGCTCTCCTGCGTCGGAAGCTGAGGCGGAGGAACGACGGGAACCGAAGCCGGAGAACCGTGGATCCGACACGTGCTCCCGAGATTCACGGCCTCCAATTCCCTGGGGATCGGGGGAAAGAACAAGGTCACAGATCTGTCTCGCTCCCTTTCGTCTCGCAGACGACGGCGAGGAAGATATCGGGGAATTAGTTAAGGGGTTACGTATACCTGGgcaggtgagaaaaaaaaaatcgatttcttaGAAAAGGTGCTCATTCGAAAGTACTGTCCTTTGAGTGTCTaccctgaaaatttcataaagaTATTCGAAGTAACGACGAAGTTGTAGCGTCTTGTAAACGAACGGACGAGCAGCGACAGGGGCattaaaataaagaagaatcGGGTTGacacggtgaaaaaaaaaaaaaaaaagcgatttcacgtaaatttgaaacgaaccagttatttcattgtcagtttaAACTGTACtcaaaactttaaacgcgtttttctcgaaacagtGTTTGCAAAAACGGTACGAGAAATATCTCTGCGACTGACGAACCGATCGGAATCTAGCTTTGCACAGTTATGTCTCACTCAACGATCTAatactcgtttttttttttttaatcctcgCAAGTACCgaacaaatttgttttttgtattCAGATAAAAAATGGCAGACACACGTCTGGCACCGCAAACGCTAGCAACAAAAACACGTCTCAGGAAAACTAAACGTAAGTTTTttatcgtttgaaatttttccaccaaattttcacacaataCGGATAAAATGTCGTGCTTCGAAAGATACAACGTGATCGTGGAATAACATTCAGTTTTATACAGGAAAGAAATTCTTGAACATGAGCCTAGTCTTAGCTGTCCGAGGTGTATGCAACCCTTAAGTACCGTGGGTGCAACTCGTCCCGGGAATCGAGACTCGGGAAGAGAACCGAGGATTCGACCATCGCGGACGCCGTGGCTTCGACGAAGAGCGAAGGGTCCCTCAACTCCAGCCCGTTGCAGGTTCGCACCATTACTCGATGATTGTGATGACCGCCTATACTCCGTTTGTCGATTTGGTACTGCGGCCTGCGAAAGAGAGGCCGGTAAATCGTGATTCTCTTTATCTTCGTTCCAGGTCAATGCGAAGTTGACGTAAGCCGAGTGTCCTTCCGTGGAAAGTCGCTTGCCAAATTACCTGCGCATTACGAGCAGCCTGGGAAGAACGTGAATGAAAACTCTGCGGACCCATGGCGCCATGGTGTGGGTCTGAGGCGAGCGGAAGTGTACGTTCAACACAACGACCGTCACGCATATGCTGAAATTTGGAAAGTCAAGTTTAGTCGTAGGTAAGCTCGACGAGGTTCAGTTCCGACAAGCGCTTTCACGCGTGTTTAACGACGGTAGAATCGAGCTAAAGATGAATCGTACCTAAAGGTGTCTAGGATCATGGTGAAGAGGACAAATTTGCCGAGGAG
Proteins encoded in this region:
- the LOC124296815 gene encoding rhodanese domain-containing protein CG4456-like, with product MMSSKRITGYYHQVVLSRFRSVNQRRYSLMNNNLVKNICGAKNLTQTYRSTSIAERDIRNISIATRLLAQTKVMKGEGDHGLNLNYEDILKAQKDDKILIVDVREDEEIKETGKLPGSIHIPMGEAVNAITNLPEKEFFDRYQKPKPTKDTKLIFSCRSGKRSATVQEEMLKQGYEKSYNYTGGWLDWESKQAPTA
- the LOC124296813 gene encoding NKAP family protein CG6066-like; translation: MHHDSKRSKYQRSERSSSSTHLHHRNNYTSQEDEFMDTRRRDREQIGLTGVERVWGKSPTRIDDSDDEEESSNKHRDELTSKEKKKRKKEKKKKSKKLKKEKKAKKSKKKRKKRRNSSSSSDNDESDSEQLQWVEKKTVEKSRKRHRGSSTDDSEDELVGPVQKQHVTLSAKDFGKALLPGEGAAMAAYVAEGKRIPRRGEIGLTSDEIASYESVGYVMSGSRHRRMEAVRIRKENQIYSADEKRALAMFSKEERQKRENLILGQFREMVNQKLAQEQNKD